The genomic segment GAAGGCTTTGTGTACGCAGTGACGGTAAACGGTATTACAGGGGTGCGGGATGGATTTGGCGATGATCTTGCTGCCCATTTGGAGCAGCTGAAAGCGGTAAGTCCTGTCCCTGTACTAGCAGGGTTCGGTATTTCAACACCTGAACAGGTCCGGTCAATTGGTGCACTTGCAGACGGAGTCATTGTTGGAAGTGCGATTGTTGCTGCTTTTCATAGAAATGACTTGACGTCAGTCGAGGCATTAGTAAAAATGTCGAAAAAAGAAATATATAGTTAAGAAAAACGCCCTTCCTTGCGTGAGAAATCACACGAGGAGGGGCGTTTCTTATACAGTGATGCTGCTTTGTCGTATAGTGCTAGAATAGGGTTGTACAGTTTCTATTTTTAGTCAACGACCACTTCTGACATTCTTTTTTCAGTTATCCATACAGTCCCAAACTCAACAAGCGGTTTCATCGGAACGACTTTGCAAAGGGCTTGTCCTAACTTGCCGTCGATAGCAATGCCGGGGTTCATTTCCTCGAACGCGGTACCCAATTCGGGAAAAATATCCGAATCGACATCGACCATATCAAAAGTGGCCCAAATTCGTTCACCGTCTTGCATGATGGCTGCACCTTGAGGAGAGACTGTATATTCAGGAGCTAGGTATTCAGCTAAATGAAGTGCGGTGCATGATTCATAACTGACTCCAATCATAATGACCTTCACATCCACATTCAACATTTTTCCGAGTGGAGAACTCGTTCCGAATGAATCATCGAGCGGATGTTCACTCATCCAGTCATCTGCGTGGCGGCCCCACGCCATGAACGAATGGGCGGGGTGAGAACTTCGAATTGTTTTTGGATGGCGATGGAAGCAGTCAGCGATTTTCCCCATTCCACGTAGATGGGTTAAGTTCGGGTCGTAAGCGGGAATAGATTGACGTATAGGTTCATGCCACGCTTCTGGGACAGGGGGAAGCATCCAGTAAGATGGTTCCGAATTGTCGGCAGACTGCGCGGGCATGATGATTGTCCCGTTTAACGTCACTGTTTCCATCAGCGCTTCGACGACGGCTTGTGCACCACCTGCAATCCACCCCATCAATTTAAGGGATGAATGGACAATAATATGATCACCCGATTTAACACCAAGTAAGTTAAGCTGCTCTTTTAGTGTCTCTTTCGATTGGAATGAATGGGTATCGAGAATCGTTTCAAATTCGGTCATGTGGATCACTCAATTCTATAGATATTTTCGAAAAGCATAGCAAGCAAGAAAGGTTTTGCCAAGTTTTATGAAACCTTTCTTGCGGACGAGCGTACATATATAAAAGGAGATGTGTTCAATGGATGCGAATGTGATTAGACAGGAAGTTGAAACGACATATGAAAAAGTGAAGTCGTTGGCAGGTTGGACGGTGGATAAAAACGTCGTGCTGACAATTACATCGTACTATGTCACATCTGAAAGGGAGTTTGACGCGGAAAGTTTGAGTCGAGTAATGGATGCACTAAAAAGTAAATCCAGCTGGCTTTCTCCGCTACGCGGCAATCTACTTCCGATGATGGCTGCATTTCTAGATAAGCCTGGGACAGATATCGACAAAGAGGTGAATCGTTTATTCGCGAAGCAACAAGTCTTAAAAGGTATAGGCTTCCGTAATACAATCCATTCATATTTGGCTGCGCTCCTGTTGACCAACGATACAGAGCTCTATGAAAACGAGGCGCGTCAAGCTAAAAAACTATATGATGCGATTAAGAAACGGCATTTTTTCCTGACGTCAGACGATGATTACGCATATGCAGTATTGTTAGGGAAAAGGGGCGCTGATCCAATGGAGCATGCGAAGTCGATGCGTGCGTATTATGACTCATTGCGAACCGAGGGATTCCGTTCGGGAAATGAACTACAATGGCTGTCACAAGTGATGACTTACATACAGATCAAGTTTGATCCAAGTCTCATAACCAGGGCTGTGGAAGTACTAACTCATTTCAAGCGCAATACGAAAGTACGACCTGTGCATTATCCTATGATTGGATTTCTTACCGTATTTGGAATAGATGATATAGAACTGCAGAATATTGTCGAACTTACGCATTCATTGGAGGAATCTAAACCTTTTAAATGGAATCGGGAAATGGCGTTGTCTATCGCAATTGGGTACATTATGCATAAATTGACTGAGAGTGCAGAAGCAGAAAGTGTTAGTCTTGCGACGTCTGTGGAATTGATTATACAAGCACAGCAAGCAGTGATGGCTGCGACGATTGCAGCGATGGTTGCGTCTACGTCAGCAAATTCAGCAAATAATTGATTGTGATTCGCTTAATTCCCATCCAGTTTCGATTGGCTTTTCCATCGTGGGAAAAGTAGACCTCCAAAACTCGATTTCAACTCCGTGTACCTCGTCGATGAACTGGTAACACCTAAAAAGTTTTTAATGATGAACACGTCCTGTTGAATACAAAAAAAGATTTCATTCCAAATCGGAAATGGAATCTTTTTTGCGTTTTATAAATAAAATGACAAATTTTTATTTTTAAAACGCTAAAAGTATTTCGGGTCAGGAAATGCTTTCAGGTCAACGTTTGTAACCTATTTGTAACCTAATTGTCACACATAAAGTATTTTATGTATTTTGTATTCTGAAAAAATAGTGTTGTCATCCATAAATTTGTATAGTATATTGGTGCAAGTGAATCAATATCAGAAAATTTACTATTAATAGTTTGGGAGTTTAAGTAATGTAGGGAGGAAGTTTTCTTGGGAAACCCGGTATTGGAAATTAAAAATCTCCGCACATCGTTTCGAATTAAAGATAACTACTATGCAGCAGTTGATGATGTATCATTGACTGTTGAAAAAAATGAACTGCTAGCCATCGTAGGAGAATCGGGTTGTGGGAAGAGTGCATTTGCTTTTTCAATAATGGGTCTGCATAGTCAAGCAAAAGTGGAAGGGAATATTTACTTTAAGGATCAGAATATAGTGAATATGTCTCCAGCTAAGCTAAATGAATTGCGTGGGAATAAAATGGGGATGATTTTTCAAGACTCGCTTTCCGCATTGAATCCATTAATGACTATTGGCGATCAAATTGATGAGATTATATATATCCATAACAATAAGCTACCGAAAAAGGAACGGAAAGAAAGAGTCATTGATTTGCTGAATAAGGTTGGAATTGTCAATCCAGCATTTACGTACGATCAATACCCCCATGAATTATCAGGTGGAATGAGGCAGCGGGTAGTGATCGCGATGGCGATTGCCAATGAACCGGAGCTATTGATCGCCGACGAGCCGACGACTGCCCTGGATGTGACCATTCAATCTCAAATACTTGATTTAATAAAAAAGCTCAAAGAAGAGATTCACGCGGGGATTATTTTGATTACCCATGATTTAGCGGTTGTTGCTGAAATGGCGGACCGAGTTGCTGTCATGTACGCAGGTCAAATTGTTGAGATTGCAGATGTTTATACGTTATTCGAAAACCCTTTGCATCCTTATACAAGGTCGTTACTGAACTCAGTTCCTAATTCAAATGAAGAGCAATCTGAACTTCATGTAATTGAGGGTATTGTCCCGTCCTTGCAGAAGTTGGTACGTAATGGTTGTCGGTTTAGTCCTAGAATTCCTTGGGTGGATGAGTCAGCTCATGAGGAGAATCCGGTATTGCACGAAGTAACCCCGGGTCACTTCGTACGCTGTACCTGTTACCGACAGTTTAGCTTCCCTGATAAAAGCAAGGAGGATCAGTACCATGGCGTTTCTTGAAGTAGAAGATTTAAAAGTCCATTTTCCGATTCAAGGTGGCGTATTTGGTAGGACT from the Sporosarcina psychrophila genome contains:
- a CDS encoding aminoglycoside N(3)-acetyltransferase translates to MTEFETILDTHSFQSKETLKEQLNLLGVKSGDHIIVHSSLKLMGWIAGGAQAVVEALMETVTLNGTIIMPAQSADNSEPSYWMLPPVPEAWHEPIRQSIPAYDPNLTHLRGMGKIADCFHRHPKTIRSSHPAHSFMAWGRHADDWMSEHPLDDSFGTSSPLGKMLNVDVKVIMIGVSYESCTALHLAEYLAPEYTVSPQGAAIMQDGERIWATFDMVDVDSDIFPELGTAFEEMNPGIAIDGKLGQALCKVVPMKPLVEFGTVWITEKRMSEVVVD
- a CDS encoding DUF4003 family protein, with the protein product MDANVIRQEVETTYEKVKSLAGWTVDKNVVLTITSYYVTSEREFDAESLSRVMDALKSKSSWLSPLRGNLLPMMAAFLDKPGTDIDKEVNRLFAKQQVLKGIGFRNTIHSYLAALLLTNDTELYENEARQAKKLYDAIKKRHFFLTSDDDYAYAVLLGKRGADPMEHAKSMRAYYDSLRTEGFRSGNELQWLSQVMTYIQIKFDPSLITRAVEVLTHFKRNTKVRPVHYPMIGFLTVFGIDDIELQNIVELTHSLEESKPFKWNREMALSIAIGYIMHKLTESAEAESVSLATSVELIIQAQQAVMAATIAAMVASTSANSANN
- a CDS encoding ABC transporter ATP-binding protein produces the protein MGNPVLEIKNLRTSFRIKDNYYAAVDDVSLTVEKNELLAIVGESGCGKSAFAFSIMGLHSQAKVEGNIYFKDQNIVNMSPAKLNELRGNKMGMIFQDSLSALNPLMTIGDQIDEIIYIHNNKLPKKERKERVIDLLNKVGIVNPAFTYDQYPHELSGGMRQRVVIAMAIANEPELLIADEPTTALDVTIQSQILDLIKKLKEEIHAGIILITHDLAVVAEMADRVAVMYAGQIVEIADVYTLFENPLHPYTRSLLNSVPNSNEEQSELHVIEGIVPSLQKLVRNGCRFSPRIPWVDESAHEENPVLHEVTPGHFVRCTCYRQFSFPDKSKEDQYHGVS